In Chanodichthys erythropterus isolate Z2021 chromosome 11, ASM2448905v1, whole genome shotgun sequence, a single window of DNA contains:
- the ovol1a gene encoding putative transcription factor Ovo-like 1a, translating to MPRAFLVKKTGNSPGKRNWSNLPDHERGDIYIPVSMSPVALREETEASPAEVALCLSTRKDHSIYTYNQMYTNDPGAVVPAAELPSCTALGQSPETEHIRSAHNNTYVRTKIKVTTGELPIEVPPIVPSINTSPPVPIATPCSPPVAKPLAVHSGGSTYVCQVCQKVFQFQRMLNRHLKCHSDQKRHLCDFCGKGFNDTFDLKRHVRTHTGVRPYKCDLCEKAFTQRCSLESHMKKIHGVTQQYAYKERRSKLYVCEECGHTASTQDALLRHLHNEHPNSVLLRAKGARRLSPTVSASRDDSSQPGSPMSHHSDDTVGSGGR from the exons ATGCCACGAGCTTTCCTGGTGAAGAAAACGGGAAATTCACCCGGCAAGAGAAACTGGAGCAATCTACCGGATCATGAACGCGGTGATATTTATATTCCAG TCTCCATGTCTCCCGTTGCTCTGCGAGAGGAGACCGAAGCCAGTCCGGCAGAGGTGGCGCTGTGCCTGTCCACTCGCAAGGACCACAGCATCTACACGTACAACCAGATGTACACCAATGACCCTGGTGCGGTGGTTCCTGCTGCTgagctcccatcatgcactgctcTAGGCCAGAGTCCAGAGACCGAGCACATCCGAAGCGCACACAACAATACATATGTGCGCACTAAAATAAAG GTCACCACTGGTGAGCTCCCCATAGAGGTCCCACCCATTGTCCCTAGTATAAATACAAGTCCACCTGTTCCTATAGCGACACCTTGCTCCCCTCCTGTCGCTAAGCCGCTTGCAGTGCACTCGGGTGGTAGTACCTATGTTTGCCAGGTGTGTCAAAAAGTTTTCCAGTTCCAGCGCATGCTAAACAGACACCTGAAATGTCACAGCGACCAGAAGAGACACTTGTGCGACTTTTGCGGAAAGGGCTTCAACGATACCTTCGATCTCAAGAGGCATGTCCGCACACACACAG GTGTTCGTCCATACAAGTGCGATCTCTGTGAGAAGGCCTTCACCCAGCGCTGCTCTCTGGAGTCCCACATGAAGAAGATTCACGGTGTCACGCAGCAGTACGCTTACAAGGAGCGCCGCAGCAAGCTGTACGTCTGTGAAGAGTGTGGCCATACTGCATCTACCCAGGATGCACTGCTGCGCCACCTCCACAATGAGCATCCAAACAGTGTCCTCCTGCGGGCCAAGGGGGCACGAAGACTGTCGCCAACAGTGAGCGCTTCCAGAGATGACAGCTCCCAACCTGGTTCCCCTATGTCTCATCACAGCGATGATACTGTAGGGTCAGGAGGGAGGTAG
- the mus81 gene encoding crossover junction endonuclease MUS81 isoform X2 gives MFNVNMPADQVCLGRKRPLPSCPNPLFLQWLTELRDSAKEKGLKTQYVYQKAINSLKKYPLPLKNGKEAKILQNFGDGICKILDERLQKHYRENGSDAPIHLANSCLTSNMASSKQMEEPQKKPSGNFEVRKEKGTKKKREYVPQKRSGGYAVLLTLYRHTQMPGSKGFMFRNELQTEAQPLCDKSFTVPDLGSKYTAWSSVSTLIQKDLLVKTHNPARYSLTDQGLALAEKLNSEETGMTKEHVEQKSEEENSQDGPDVVDLTLEEEGEEEEQEEKESWSSKSSERPTSALSVNQPGGVVSRSDAIGKSQNLETGKAAMGWNLPPGSYDIVLCVDFIETTGGSSGRKQELAKELQRNGVTFDIRKLNVGDFLWVAREKVTPVPGQLRPPVGKELVLDYIIERKRMDDLCGSIIDGRFREQKFRLKRCGLHKPIYLVEECGSAAAHLSLPESTLQQAIVNTQVVDGFFVKRVQDVKESAAYLTIMTRYLQKLYQNCTLFCRSRELEGDGKEERVQTANLSCSLMTFTEFNYGAVKNKCQTVREVFARQLMQISGVSGDKAAAVLEHYSTVSSLLQAYDQCSNETEKEKLLSSIKYGKLKRNLGPALSRTIYQLYCTHGPLS, from the exons ATGTTCAATGTAAATATGCCGGcggatcaggtgtgtttgggCCGAAAGCGCCCGCTGCCATCGTGCCCGAACCCTTTATTCCTGCAGTGGTTAACTGAGTTACGTGACAGCGCCAAAGAGAAAGGCTTGAAAACGCAGTACGTGTACCAGAAG GCCATAAACTCTTTGAAAAAATATCCTCTCCCGCTAAAAAACGGAAAAGAGGCGAAGATCCTGCAGAATTTCGGCGACGGGATCTGCAAGATTTTGGACGAGCGACTGCAGAAGCATTATCGGGAAAACG gtTCTGATGCTCCAATCCACTTGGCTAATTCTTGCCTTACAAGCAATATGGCTTCCTCTAAACAGATGGAAGAACCTCAGAAGAAACCTTCAGGAAACTTTG AAGTAAGAAAGGAGAAGGGAACTAAGAAAAAGAGAGAGTATGTGCCGCAGAAGAGGTCTGGAGGTTATGCCGTACTGCTCACTTTGTATAGACACACACAG ATGCCTGGCAGTAAAGGCTTCATGTTTAGGAATGAACTACAAACTGAGGCACAACCCTTGTGTGATAAGTCCTTCACAGTG CCTGATCTTGGTAGCAAGTACACTGCGTGGTCCTCTGTGAGCACACTTATTCAGAAAGACCTTTTGGTAAAGACGCACAATCCTGCCAG gtattcattGACTGACCAGGGTTTGGCTCTAGCCGAGAAGCTCAATTCAGAAGAGACAGGGATGACTAAAGAACATGTGGAGCAAAAGAGTGAAGAAGAAAACTCTCAAGATGGACCAGATGTTGTAGACCTGACTTTGGAGGAGGAGGGAGAGGAGGAGGAACAGGAAGAGAAGGAGAGCTG GTCCAGCAAGTCTTCAGAAAGGCCTACTAGTGCTCTTTCTGTAAACCAACCAGGAGGAGTTGTCTCCCGGTCAGATGCCATAGGAAAATCCCAAAACTTAGAGACGGGGAAAGCAGCAATGGGTTGGAACCTTCCACCTGGCTCTTATGACATTGTGTTGTGCGTCGACTTCATCGAGACAACAgg GGGAAGCAGTGGTCGCAAACAAGAATTGGCCAAGGAACTGCAAAGGAATGGTGTGACCTTTGACATCAGGAAACTGAATGTAGGGGACTTCCTTTGGGTGGCACGTGAGAAAGTGACACCTGTTCCTG GGCAGCTGCGTCCACCAGTGGGAAAAGAGCTAGTGCTTGATTACATCATTGAGAGGAAGAGGATGGATGATCTGTGTGGAAGCATCATAGATGGACGCTTTAGAGAGCAGAAG TTTCGACTGAAGAGGTGTGGTCTGCATAAGCCCATTTATCTAGTCGAGGAGTGTGGATCAGCGGCAGCTCATCTCAGTTTACCTGAGAGCACATTACAACAGGCTATAGTCAATACACAG GTGGTTGATGGCTTCTTTGTGAAGCGTGTACAGGATGTGAAAGAGTCTGCTGCTTACCTCACCATCATGACCAGATACCTCCAGAAACTCTACCAG AATTGCACGTTATTCTGTCGCTCCCGAGAACTGGAGGGTGATGGAAAAGAAGAGAGAGTGCAAACAGCAAACCTCTCCTGTTCTCTCATGACCTTCACAGAATTTAACTATGGGGCTGTTAAAAATAAG TGCCAGACAGTGCGGGAAGTATTTGCTCGACAGCTTATGCAGATCAGTGGAGTCTCTGGTGATAAAGCAGCCGCTGTTCTTGAACACTACAGCACAGTCAGCAG TTTATTGCAAGCGTATGATCAATGCTCCAATGAAACGGAAAAAGAGAAGCTTCTTTCATCCATTAAATATGGAAAACTGAAAAG gAATCTTGGACCAGCTTTGAGTCGCACTATATATCAGCTTTACTGTACGCATGGACCTCTGTCATAG
- the mus81 gene encoding crossover junction endonuclease MUS81 isoform X1, which yields MFNVNMPADQVCLGRKRPLPSCPNPLFLQWLTELRDSAKEKGLKTQYVYQKAINSLKKYPLPLKNGKEAKILQNFGDGICKILDERLQKHYRENGSDAPIHLANSCLTSNMASSKQMEEPQKKPSGNFGEHMKRTQTEVRKEKGTKKKREYVPQKRSGGYAVLLTLYRHTQMPGSKGFMFRNELQTEAQPLCDKSFTVPDLGSKYTAWSSVSTLIQKDLLVKTHNPARYSLTDQGLALAEKLNSEETGMTKEHVEQKSEEENSQDGPDVVDLTLEEEGEEEEQEEKESWSSKSSERPTSALSVNQPGGVVSRSDAIGKSQNLETGKAAMGWNLPPGSYDIVLCVDFIETTGGSSGRKQELAKELQRNGVTFDIRKLNVGDFLWVAREKVTPVPGQLRPPVGKELVLDYIIERKRMDDLCGSIIDGRFREQKFRLKRCGLHKPIYLVEECGSAAAHLSLPESTLQQAIVNTQVVDGFFVKRVQDVKESAAYLTIMTRYLQKLYQNCTLFCRSRELEGDGKEERVQTANLSCSLMTFTEFNYGAVKNKCQTVREVFARQLMQISGVSGDKAAAVLEHYSTVSSLLQAYDQCSNETEKEKLLSSIKYGKLKRNLGPALSRTIYQLYCTHGPLS from the exons ATGTTCAATGTAAATATGCCGGcggatcaggtgtgtttgggCCGAAAGCGCCCGCTGCCATCGTGCCCGAACCCTTTATTCCTGCAGTGGTTAACTGAGTTACGTGACAGCGCCAAAGAGAAAGGCTTGAAAACGCAGTACGTGTACCAGAAG GCCATAAACTCTTTGAAAAAATATCCTCTCCCGCTAAAAAACGGAAAAGAGGCGAAGATCCTGCAGAATTTCGGCGACGGGATCTGCAAGATTTTGGACGAGCGACTGCAGAAGCATTATCGGGAAAACG gtTCTGATGCTCCAATCCACTTGGCTAATTCTTGCCTTACAAGCAATATGGCTTCCTCTAAACAGATGGAAGAACCTCAGAAGAAACCTTCAGGAAACTTTGGTGAACATATG AAACGAACACAAACAGAAGTAAGAAAGGAGAAGGGAACTAAGAAAAAGAGAGAGTATGTGCCGCAGAAGAGGTCTGGAGGTTATGCCGTACTGCTCACTTTGTATAGACACACACAG ATGCCTGGCAGTAAAGGCTTCATGTTTAGGAATGAACTACAAACTGAGGCACAACCCTTGTGTGATAAGTCCTTCACAGTG CCTGATCTTGGTAGCAAGTACACTGCGTGGTCCTCTGTGAGCACACTTATTCAGAAAGACCTTTTGGTAAAGACGCACAATCCTGCCAG gtattcattGACTGACCAGGGTTTGGCTCTAGCCGAGAAGCTCAATTCAGAAGAGACAGGGATGACTAAAGAACATGTGGAGCAAAAGAGTGAAGAAGAAAACTCTCAAGATGGACCAGATGTTGTAGACCTGACTTTGGAGGAGGAGGGAGAGGAGGAGGAACAGGAAGAGAAGGAGAGCTG GTCCAGCAAGTCTTCAGAAAGGCCTACTAGTGCTCTTTCTGTAAACCAACCAGGAGGAGTTGTCTCCCGGTCAGATGCCATAGGAAAATCCCAAAACTTAGAGACGGGGAAAGCAGCAATGGGTTGGAACCTTCCACCTGGCTCTTATGACATTGTGTTGTGCGTCGACTTCATCGAGACAACAgg GGGAAGCAGTGGTCGCAAACAAGAATTGGCCAAGGAACTGCAAAGGAATGGTGTGACCTTTGACATCAGGAAACTGAATGTAGGGGACTTCCTTTGGGTGGCACGTGAGAAAGTGACACCTGTTCCTG GGCAGCTGCGTCCACCAGTGGGAAAAGAGCTAGTGCTTGATTACATCATTGAGAGGAAGAGGATGGATGATCTGTGTGGAAGCATCATAGATGGACGCTTTAGAGAGCAGAAG TTTCGACTGAAGAGGTGTGGTCTGCATAAGCCCATTTATCTAGTCGAGGAGTGTGGATCAGCGGCAGCTCATCTCAGTTTACCTGAGAGCACATTACAACAGGCTATAGTCAATACACAG GTGGTTGATGGCTTCTTTGTGAAGCGTGTACAGGATGTGAAAGAGTCTGCTGCTTACCTCACCATCATGACCAGATACCTCCAGAAACTCTACCAG AATTGCACGTTATTCTGTCGCTCCCGAGAACTGGAGGGTGATGGAAAAGAAGAGAGAGTGCAAACAGCAAACCTCTCCTGTTCTCTCATGACCTTCACAGAATTTAACTATGGGGCTGTTAAAAATAAG TGCCAGACAGTGCGGGAAGTATTTGCTCGACAGCTTATGCAGATCAGTGGAGTCTCTGGTGATAAAGCAGCCGCTGTTCTTGAACACTACAGCACAGTCAGCAG TTTATTGCAAGCGTATGATCAATGCTCCAATGAAACGGAAAAAGAGAAGCTTCTTTCATCCATTAAATATGGAAAACTGAAAAG gAATCTTGGACCAGCTTTGAGTCGCACTATATATCAGCTTTACTGTACGCATGGACCTCTGTCATAG
- the LOC137030649 gene encoding transmembrane protein 151B, whose translation MQEATADAEEPILNGAGREEQRPAKQSLAASLCRESHWKCLLLTLLMFGCFGTLAWCKLCKVPVLAPTEPEAAVVEPGDPSTTSASSNVYIPLEVDLDSPCSSGYIYIPLAFLAMLYVVYLVECWHCYSKTAMLAQAEVAEVYERVQRLQQATPCIWWKAISYHYVRRTRQVTRYRNGDAYTTTQVYHERVNTHAASSEFDYARYGVKDVSKELRGLTDHPAVRLRFTKCFSFASARAEAAYLTQRARFFGENEGLDDYMEAREGMHLKNVDFREHILAFPDPARQPWYARRKVFWLASALLLSWPLRVVAEYRTAYVHYHVEKLFGDADENNSGDVTENSGGNENGNGPGPGSGSSYRAISRVNTVDMTELEWHIRCNQQMVPSYSEALLMDPGSGANQGTNTPPAGQGTNSTAGGPSYPVAFTSAYLLQNCPRCRRTTSSASLPSRLRGPTSTLLSGTMAGMRASASGGGPGGPGRLVLSRSGFSLGRLQAPRPSSLFHSRSVGGGLAARGEEPSGGGGFLGLGARQDEESRRVLEGEGEEDEEVANVEREEEGERDGEEREQQEDAEEEEAREGDRPPTYQDAFFFPVLIVHGEESCHSGEDIS comes from the exons ATGCAGGAGGCGACAGCAGATGCAGAGGAACCCATTCTGAACGGAGCTGGGAGGGAAGAG CAGCGTCCGGCGAAGCAGTCCTTGGCTGCCTCTCTGTGTCGAGAGTCTCACTGGAAGTGTCTTCTCCTCACTCTGCTCATGTTCGGCTGTTTTGGCACACTGGCCTGGTGCAAGCTGTGTAAAGTTCCAGTGCTAGCTCCGACAGAGCCCGAGGCTGCGGTTGTGGAGCCTGGAGACCCCTCTACGACCTCAGCTAGTTCTAATGTCTACATCCCCCTAGAAGTGGATCTGGATAGTCCCTGTTCCAGTGGCTACATTTATATTCCTCTCGCTTTCCTGGCCATGCTGTATGTGGTCTACCTGGTGGAATGCTGGCACTGCTACTCCAAGACGGCCATGTTGGCCCAAGCAGAGGTTGCGGAGGTGTACGAGCGCGTGCAGAGGCTGCAGCAAGCAACGCCGTGCATCTGGTGGAAGGCCATCAGTTACCACTACGTGCGACGGACAAGACAGGTGACGCGCTATCGCAACGGTGACGCCTATACCACAACGCAAGTGTATCATGAGCGTGTAAACACGCATGCGGCGAGCTCGGAGTTTGACTATGCGAGGTATGGCGTCAAAGACGTTTCCAAGGAGTTAAGGGGCCTAACGGATCATCCAGCAGTACGGTTGCGCTTCACAAAATGCTTTAGTTTTGCTAGTGCCCGAGCGGAGGCTGCCTACCTGACCCAGCGTGCACGTTTTTTTGGTGAAAATGAAGGACTTGATGATTACATGGAGGCACGGGAGGGAATGCATTTGAAGAATGTGGATTTCCGTGAGCACATCCTGGCTTTCCCAGACCCGGCCAGACAGCCCTGGTATGCCAGGCGTAAAGTTTTCTGGCTGGCCTCGGCTCTGCTCTTGTCCTGGCCGCTTCGGGTTGTTGCAGAGTATCGCACTGCATATGTGCACTACCACGTAGAGAAACTGTTTGGCGATGCCGATGAAAACAATAGTGGTGATGTAACTGAGAACAGTGGGGGCAACGAGAATGGAAACGGACCCGGACCCGGCAGTGGTTCGAGCTATCGTGCCATTTCACGAGTCAATACGGTGGACATGACAGAGCTGGAGTGGCACATTCGCTGCAACCAGCAGATGGTGCCCAGCTACTCTGAGGCCCTGTTGATGGATCCCGGTTCAGGCGCCAACCAAGGTACCAACACTCCTCCAGCCGGGCAGGGGACGAACTCGACAGCGGGTGGCCCATCCTATCCAGTGGCCTTCACTTCGGCTTACTTGCTCCAGAACTGTCCTCGTTGCCGCCGCACCACAAGCAGCGCTTCCCTGCCCTCCCGGTTGAGAGGCCCGACTTCAACCCTACTGAGTGGAACCATGGCTGGGATGAGAGCTAGTGCATCAGGAGGTGGTCCTGGAGGCCCAGGGCGACTGGTTCTGAGCAGGAGCGGCTTCTCATTAGGGCGGCTCCAGGCTCCTCGCCCGTCATCCCTCTTCCACTCCCGAAGTGTAGGTGGAGGACTTGCAGCAAGAGGAGAAGAGCCAAGTGGAGGAGGTGGTTTCTTAGGTTTGGGAGCTAGACAAGACGAAGAGAGCAGAAGAGTGCTGGAGGGAGAGGGTGAGGAGGATGAGGAGGTGGCAAATGTGGAAAGAGAAGAAGAAGGTGAGAGAGACGGGGAGGAAAGAGAGCAACAAGAGGATGCAGAAGAAGAGGAAGCAAGAGAAGGAGACAGACCTCCTACATATCAGGATGCCTTTTTCTTCCCAGTGTTGATTGTGCATGGAGAGGAGAGTTGCCATTCAGGTGAggacatttcctga
- the mus81 gene encoding crossover junction endonuclease MUS81 isoform X3, whose product MLQSTWLILALQAIWLPLNRWKNLRRNLQETLKRTQTEVRKEKGTKKKREYVPQKRSGGYAVLLTLYRHTQMPGSKGFMFRNELQTEAQPLCDKSFTVPDLGSKYTAWSSVSTLIQKDLLVKTHNPARYSLTDQGLALAEKLNSEETGMTKEHVEQKSEEENSQDGPDVVDLTLEEEGEEEEQEEKESWSSKSSERPTSALSVNQPGGVVSRSDAIGKSQNLETGKAAMGWNLPPGSYDIVLCVDFIETTGGSSGRKQELAKELQRNGVTFDIRKLNVGDFLWVAREKVTPVPGQLRPPVGKELVLDYIIERKRMDDLCGSIIDGRFREQKFRLKRCGLHKPIYLVEECGSAAAHLSLPESTLQQAIVNTQVVDGFFVKRVQDVKESAAYLTIMTRYLQKLYQNCTLFCRSRELEGDGKEERVQTANLSCSLMTFTEFNYGAVKNKCQTVREVFARQLMQISGVSGDKAAAVLEHYSTVSSLLQAYDQCSNETEKEKLLSSIKYGKLKRNLGPALSRTIYQLYCTHGPLS is encoded by the exons ATGCTCCAATCCACTTGGCTAATTCTTGCCTTACAAGCAATATGGCTTCCTCTAAACAGATGGAAGAACCTCAGAAGAAACCTTCAGGAAACTTTG AAACGAACACAAACAGAAGTAAGAAAGGAGAAGGGAACTAAGAAAAAGAGAGAGTATGTGCCGCAGAAGAGGTCTGGAGGTTATGCCGTACTGCTCACTTTGTATAGACACACACAG ATGCCTGGCAGTAAAGGCTTCATGTTTAGGAATGAACTACAAACTGAGGCACAACCCTTGTGTGATAAGTCCTTCACAGTG CCTGATCTTGGTAGCAAGTACACTGCGTGGTCCTCTGTGAGCACACTTATTCAGAAAGACCTTTTGGTAAAGACGCACAATCCTGCCAG gtattcattGACTGACCAGGGTTTGGCTCTAGCCGAGAAGCTCAATTCAGAAGAGACAGGGATGACTAAAGAACATGTGGAGCAAAAGAGTGAAGAAGAAAACTCTCAAGATGGACCAGATGTTGTAGACCTGACTTTGGAGGAGGAGGGAGAGGAGGAGGAACAGGAAGAGAAGGAGAGCTG GTCCAGCAAGTCTTCAGAAAGGCCTACTAGTGCTCTTTCTGTAAACCAACCAGGAGGAGTTGTCTCCCGGTCAGATGCCATAGGAAAATCCCAAAACTTAGAGACGGGGAAAGCAGCAATGGGTTGGAACCTTCCACCTGGCTCTTATGACATTGTGTTGTGCGTCGACTTCATCGAGACAACAgg GGGAAGCAGTGGTCGCAAACAAGAATTGGCCAAGGAACTGCAAAGGAATGGTGTGACCTTTGACATCAGGAAACTGAATGTAGGGGACTTCCTTTGGGTGGCACGTGAGAAAGTGACACCTGTTCCTG GGCAGCTGCGTCCACCAGTGGGAAAAGAGCTAGTGCTTGATTACATCATTGAGAGGAAGAGGATGGATGATCTGTGTGGAAGCATCATAGATGGACGCTTTAGAGAGCAGAAG TTTCGACTGAAGAGGTGTGGTCTGCATAAGCCCATTTATCTAGTCGAGGAGTGTGGATCAGCGGCAGCTCATCTCAGTTTACCTGAGAGCACATTACAACAGGCTATAGTCAATACACAG GTGGTTGATGGCTTCTTTGTGAAGCGTGTACAGGATGTGAAAGAGTCTGCTGCTTACCTCACCATCATGACCAGATACCTCCAGAAACTCTACCAG AATTGCACGTTATTCTGTCGCTCCCGAGAACTGGAGGGTGATGGAAAAGAAGAGAGAGTGCAAACAGCAAACCTCTCCTGTTCTCTCATGACCTTCACAGAATTTAACTATGGGGCTGTTAAAAATAAG TGCCAGACAGTGCGGGAAGTATTTGCTCGACAGCTTATGCAGATCAGTGGAGTCTCTGGTGATAAAGCAGCCGCTGTTCTTGAACACTACAGCACAGTCAGCAG TTTATTGCAAGCGTATGATCAATGCTCCAATGAAACGGAAAAAGAGAAGCTTCTTTCATCCATTAAATATGGAAAACTGAAAAG gAATCTTGGACCAGCTTTGAGTCGCACTATATATCAGCTTTACTGTACGCATGGACCTCTGTCATAG